The following are encoded together in the Rhizoctonia solani chromosome 10, complete sequence genome:
- a CDS encoding plasmid pRiA4b ORF-like protein: MRSKRTFAEYMTPDGTPESSRGCTGSTPPTILTSPSAPTPKRQCHDARAINAKPGHSPDNLFGTVPKKPVIELPRPARTSAEVRIQLVGHQVGHYFACLFMIHHDIRLMHQAFRRVHIPCNYNFIHLHHLILFLFGWSGVHAHRFSVQNNITMHELKRGHVRSGTLFIDVSPPRPPPSKREVREAKRLARALAKSNMRDNPSEDSDTDWEGPGAWRPLVLDQTSVRQRSEEALTIGEVFGAHVCRRGRAVIYEYDPNHAGGFKVHITLIDLVQHDEPDHLSSPPAWPALPPLPPSSPIRSIASSPYTPRGRQLSLGVDSSPIRTLPRSRSMPSMNFDDDNDDENPPQRPSIGTDRTNNPWVVMGQGVSPPERELAITFEEDNEDAHDVPVKPEYRGKAKKEAGLSFRNKHVELNADLFNDGPDGEEGMCFARWLSGELVVERMGNNLLVLDRARASAQTRDAQRAKSTGWDSDEDSPNHQAVSPVTQGPIALESLEPHLEQDDELEDDEPLNPTSQPDVDEVEEGSDNQYGQQEELWDDG; the protein is encoded by the exons ATGCGCTCAAAACGAACATTTGCGGAGTACATGACTCCGGATGGAACACCCGAGTCATCTCGCGGCTGTACAGGGTCTACTCCACCAACCATCTTGACAAGTCCGTCAGCCCCAACACCCAAACGACAATGCCATGATGCGAGAGCCATTAATGCGAAACCAGGCCACTCGCCGGATAACCTCTTTGGGACGGTTCCTAAGAAACCAGTGATTGAGCTCCCAAGACCAGCACGAACAAGTGCCGAAGTTAGGATACAGTTGGTTGGGCATCAGGTTGGTCATTACTTCGCTTGCTTATTCATGATCCACCATGACATTCGTCTAATGCATCAGGCTTTCCGGCGGGTACACATTCCATGCAATTACAACTTTATCCATCTCCACCACCTTATCCTATTCCTGTTTGGATGGAGCGGAGTTCATGCACATCGATTCTCTGTGCAGAATAATATTACAATGCACGAACTCAAGCGAGGCCACGTACGCTCTGGGACTTTGTTTATTGATGTTTCTCCACCCCGGCCACCTCCGAGCAAGCGCGAAGTCAGAGAGGCGAAGCGCCTTGCTCGGGCGCTGGCCAAATCGAACATGAGAGATAACCCCAGCGAAGATAGTGACACTGATTGGGAGGGCCCGGGCGCATGGAGACCTTTGGTGCTCGATCAAACTTCTGTACGACAACGTTCAGAAGAGGCACTGACTATTGGTGAGGTCTTTGGTGCACATGTTTGTAGGCGTGGCCGAGCTGTAATATAT GAATATGATCCCAACCATGCAGGAGGGTTTAAAGTACACATTACGCTGATTGACCTGGTCCAGCATGACGAACCAGACCACCTCTCTAGCCCACCAGCATGGCCAGCGCTACCACCTCTTCCCCCTTCCTCGCCAATTCGTTCCATTGCATCGTCGCCCTATACGCCTCGTGGCCGGCAACTCTCACTTGGCGTAGACTCTTCTCCAATCCGTACTCTCCCCCGCTCACGTTCAATGCCCTCAATGAACTTTGACGACGACAATGACGACGAAAACCCTCCTCAGCGGCCCTCCATTGGTACGGATCGAACAAACAACCCCTGGGTTGTCATGGGCCAGGGCGTTTCTCCTCCGGAGCGAGAGTTAGCCATCACTTTCGAGGAAGATAACGAAGACGCTCATGATGTGCCAGTTAAACCGGAGTATCGTGGGAAGGCAAAAAAGGAGGCTGGCTTGAGCTTCCGTAACAAGCACGTAGAGCTAAACGCTGATCTTTTCAATGATGGACCTGACGGGGAAGAAGGAATGTGTTTCGCCCGTTGGTTGTCAGGTGAATTAGTAGTAGAACGAATGGGGAATAAT CTATTAGTGTTAGACCGAGCGCGAGCCTCAGCGCAGACCAGAGATGCTCAGCGTGCGAAAAGCACCGGCTGGGATAGTGATGAAGACTCACCAAACCACCAAGCAGTGAGCCCTGTCACACAAGGCCCCATCGCTCTCGAATCGCTGGAACCACACCTTGAGCAGGACGATGAACTTGAAGACGATGAACCTCTTAATCCTACAAGCCAACCTGACGTTGACGAAGTAGAGGAAGGAAGTGACAATCAATATGGACAGCAGGAGGAATTGTGGGACGACGGTTAG